A region from the Ptychodera flava strain L36383 chromosome 12, AS_Pfla_20210202, whole genome shotgun sequence genome encodes:
- the LOC139146072 gene encoding sulfotransferase 1B1-like, protein MAHTEGCSTVDGYVFSRLYDTKKLETRAVDGFKFRPEDVVVAGFPKSGNTWLVEVLKAMYTNWGLVEVSDTKCPIFLEEYTLYKRYLGKIRQQVVETTNLEDLPSPRLIQTHLPATVFPCHVLKDNGVKVIHMSRNPKDVVVSMYYFWNKFMHGQFSTGNWDQTVQAFVEDRLPLTPWIRHVGDWFQRGIEDNVLHVTYEEMTQDLPAIIRKVADFLRRPRTDEAIGKVVRTTSVGEMRNRLSKMIIADEEMIPKNENPFVRKGIVGDWKNHFTVAQSELFDAAIGVKTKNINRNIPYQ, encoded by the coding sequence ATGGCACACACAGAAGGTTGTTCTACAGTTGATGGATATGTCTTTTCTCGTCTTTATGACACGAAAAAACTAGAAACCCGAGCAGTTGACGGATTCAAGTTTCGACCCGAAGATGTAGTAGTCGCTGGTTTTCCGAAGTCGGGCAACACATGGCTGGTAGAAGTGCTGAAAGCCATGTATACTAACTGGGGACTTGTGGAGGTCAGTGATACAAAATGCCCGATATTTCTGGAAGAATATACATTGTACAAGCGTTACCTTGGCAAAATACGCCAACAGGTCGTTGAAACAACTAACCTTGAGGACCTGCCATCACCCCGTCTAATACAAACACATCTACCGGCCACCGTATTCCCTTGTCATGTCTTAAAGGACAACGGTGTTAAAGTGATTCACATGTCTCGAAATCCTAAAGATGTCGTGGTATCCATGTATTATTTCTGGAATAAATTCATGCACGGTCAGTTCTCTACAGGGAATTGGGATCAAACTGTTCAGGCCTTTGTTGAGGACAGACTACCGTTGACACCCTGGATACGCCATGTTGGAGACTGGTTTCAAAGGGGCATCGAAGATAATGTTCTTCATGTTACCTATGAGGAAATGACACAAGATTTGCCCGCAATCATCAGGAAAGTGGCTGATTTCCTCCGCCGTCCGCGGACTGACGAAGCCATCGGCAAGGTCGTTCGAACCACGAGTGTCGGTGAAATGCGAAACCGACTGTCAAAAATGATCATTGCGGATGAAGAAATGATACCGAAAAATGAAAACCCGTTCGTACGAAAAGGGATTGTCGGTGACTGGAAGAATCATTTTACAGTTGCTCAGAGTGAGCTTTTTGATGCTGCTATAGGGGTTAAAACTAAAAACATAAACCGAAACATCCCCTACCAGTAA
- the LOC139146073 gene encoding uncharacterized protein yields the protein MSDKGASRIPSTHIILWSHVRSRSTVFALAIASDKNIHVMNEPFVLAYRVGEERRCAERFIKGPPLPGHKYIDVQRELERLYSDERVVFVKDFPNALGGRDYYRYIPKEYINSFLVRHPKASVLSAFRCIKAMFPTVDDQEMLVDLCIEIGEMVAIYKLYKYVTEELGHRPIVVDSQDLVNAPRETLEKYCEATGLPFNESFLNWEPGNIQL from the coding sequence ATGTCGGACAAAGGTGCTTCTCGCATACCATCAACTCATATAATCTTGTGGTCTCACGTAAGATCAAGGTCGACGGTATTCGCATTGGCAATTGCTTCCGATAAAAACATCCATGTCATGAATGAACCATTTGTACTTGCTTACAGAGTGGGAGAGGAACGCCGTTGCGCCGAGAGGTTCATAAAAGGCCCTCCTTTGCCTGGGCACAAGTATATAGACGTCCAAAGGGAACTGGAACGACTATATTCAGACGAAAGAGTCGTATTCGTGAAAGACTTTCCAAACGCCTTGGGAGGCAGAGATTATTATCGATATATCCCGAAAGAGTATATCAACTCATTTCTTGTTCGCCATCCCAAGGCTTCAGTGCTCTCAGCGTTTAGATGTATCAAAGCAATGTTCCCCACAGTGGATGACCAAGAAATGTTGGTTGACCTATGCATTGAGATAGGCGAAATGGTAGCCATCTATAAGCTCTACAAGTACGTCACAGAAGAACTCGGACATCGACCAATCGTAGTAGATTCGCAAGATTTGGTCAATGCACCGAGAGAGACTTTAGAAAAGTACTGCGAAGCGACAGGATTGCCTTTTAATGAATCCTTCCTCAACTGGGAACCGGGAAATATACAACTTTAA
- the LOC139146074 gene encoding uncharacterized protein produces MSDKGATPIPSTRVILWIHARSRSTVFELAIASEKSIHVIHEPFATAYFMGEERLCHERFIKGPPFPGHRYRDVQSELERTYPDKIAVFVKDGAKVLGGRNHYGYIPKEYVNTFIVRNPKAAVLSAFRSTKAMFPTEDDLDTLVDPCIDICDMVPIYQLYKYVTEELQQRPIVVHSEDLVNSPRETLEKYCKATGLPFRESFLNWEPGNIEHFPEYVKSPDFDLFNEKAIGSSCFIPSSDSDVDLTELPEKLRQCIDEYTLLYEEMISKKL; encoded by the coding sequence ATGTCGGACAAAGGTGCTACTCCCATACCGTCAACTCGCGTAATCTTGTGGATTCATGCAAGATCAAGATCGACGGTATTCGAATTGGCAATTGCTTCCGAAAAAAGCATCCACGTTATCCACGAACCATTTGCAACTGCTTACTTCATGGGCGAGGAACGCTTGTGTCATGAAAGGTTCATAAAAGGTCCTCCGTTTCCCGGACATCGGTATAGAGACGTCCAAAGCGAACTGGAACGAACATACCCGGATAAAATTGCCGTATTTGTAAAAGACGGTGCGAAGGTCCTTGGAGGCAGAAATCATTATGGGTATATCCCTAAAGAGTATGTCAACACATTTATCGTTCGCAACCCAAAGGCTGCAGTGCTGTCAGCGTTCAGAAGTACCAAGGCTATGTTCCCCACTGAAGATGACCTAGATACCTTGGTTGACCCATGCATTGATATTTGCGACATGGTACCGATCTACCAACTCTACAAGTACGTCACCGAGGAGCTCCAACAACGACCAATCGTAGTACATTCTGAAGATTTGGTCAATTCACCGAGAGAGACTCtagaaaaatactgcaaagcGACGGGATTGCCTTTTAGGGAGTCCTTCCTCAACTGGGAACCGGGAAATATAGAACATTTTCCAGAGTATGTGAAGTCTCCCGATTTCGACTTGTTTAACGAAAAGGCAATTGGAAGTTCCTGTTTTATACCTTCGTCAGACTCAGATGTGGATTTGACAGAATTACCGGAGAAGCTGAGACAGTGCATCGATGAATACACCCTTCTCTATGAAGAAATGATCAGTAAAAAGCTTTAG